The following proteins come from a genomic window of Lolium rigidum isolate FL_2022 chromosome 5, APGP_CSIRO_Lrig_0.1, whole genome shotgun sequence:
- the LOC124657611 gene encoding CASP-like protein 5A2, with translation MMPLRPKSHPTVHPDPAPAPAPAAVPAAAPAPAAAPAAAPQAPAQGQADAPPGVVMRAPIRGRLVVRLVQALLAAAAVAAMASARDFASLTAFRYLVSAAALQCLWSLALTILYFYALLVGRSYRAPRAIAILCVGDWITAGLTFTAACASAGITTFISDDVEACYDNHCPSFMAATAMAFLCWFTVAPCCLVNLASVVHKLQRL, from the exons ATGATGCCGCTGCGGCCAAAGAGCCATCCGACGGTGCACCCGgacccggcgccggcgccggcccccGCTGCGGTTCCCGCTGCGGCCCCCGCTCCGGCTGCggctccggctgctgctccgcAGGCCCCGGCGCAGGGACAGGCGGACGCGCCGCCTGGGGTGGTGATGCGCGCCCCGATCCGGGGCCGTCTCGTCGTCCGCCTCGTGCAggcgctcctcgccgccgccgcggtcgccgccatggcctccgCCCGCGACTTCGCCTCCCTCACCGCCTTCCG CTACCTCGTATCAGCAGCAGCCTTGCAATGCCTGTGGAGCCTGGCACTGACCATTCTCTACTTCTACGCACTCCTCGTCGGCCGTTCCTACCGAGCTCCACGAGCCATCGCCATACTCTGCGTCGGGGACTGG ATCACCGCAGGACTGACCTTCACTGCTGCATGCGCGTCGGCAGGCATCACCACTTTCATCAGCGATGACGTGGAGGCTTGCTATGACAACCACTGCCCAAGCTTTATGGCTGCTACTGCCATGGCTTTCTTGTGCTGGTTCACAGTTGCGCCGTGCTGTCTCGTGAACCTCGCCTCAGTAGTCCACAAATTACAGAGACTGTAG